A region of Rhodospirillales bacterium DNA encodes the following proteins:
- a CDS encoding protein kinase: MADEDVHATVSSVGANAPPRVDALTTLPPGTRIGKYEILATLGQGGFGITYRARDTQLDRDVAIKEYLPISFAVRQPDSMVLPRSTQMGEGFLWGRERFLAEAKTLARLEKAEGIVNVYDFLEANGTAYMVMALVAGETLEAVLKRERRLPAPAVERLLYPLLDGLELVHDAGFLHRDIKPANILIDGKGQPTLIDFGASRVALQGRSQALTAIYTPGYAAFEQMTSARQGPPTDIYGLAATIYHCVAGRPPPGAGDRVTDDELVPAVEVGKGRYAPSLLAGIDAALAVKFKDRPQSIADWRRLLDGVSPSLSATPLAAATRVMVEAPPPAAAAGHPRSRSRGVWIAAAAVVVAIVGGGGAWLATRPAPEPVEVALRRAEEESRRQAALAAKLRQEEDDRRAAETAKRAAEERAKAEAAAREKERAEAEARRVAAEKAKADAAVAAQEKARAEAEAAAREQARLEAARLQAEAEARQVAEEKAKADAAAREKERAEAAKRQAEEEARRVAAEKAKAEAAAREKARAEAEAAAREQARLDAAKRQAEADARRATEEKAKAEIAAREKARVDAETAIREQARLEAAKRQADAEARRVADEKTKAEAAAREQERQEAAKRQAAEEARRAADEKAKAEAAAREQERQEAAKRQAAEEARRLAEAMARADAAAREKAKADAARRVADERAKAEAVAREKAKAEAEAAAREQERLAAAKRQAEEEARRAAEEKAKAEAAAREKAKAEAEALAGAKARAEADEAALRLTELDRRRVQVALTAQSFDTGGADGAFGPRSRQMIAAWQKSRGFPETGHLTGPQMATLVKGAEAALAKWTEEQKRLEQERRAQERPGAPAKPPAQGGRSFSDMFKNPN, translated from the coding sequence TTGGCCGACGAAGACGTCCATGCGACGGTGTCGTCCGTGGGGGCAAACGCCCCGCCGCGGGTCGACGCGCTGACGACGCTGCCGCCGGGGACGCGGATCGGCAAGTACGAGATCCTCGCGACTTTGGGGCAGGGCGGCTTCGGCATCACCTACCGCGCCCGCGACACCCAGCTCGACCGCGACGTCGCGATCAAGGAATACCTGCCGATCAGCTTCGCGGTGCGCCAGCCCGACAGCATGGTGCTGCCGCGCTCGACCCAGATGGGCGAGGGCTTCCTGTGGGGCCGCGAGCGCTTCCTCGCCGAGGCCAAGACGCTGGCGCGGCTGGAGAAGGCCGAGGGCATCGTCAACGTCTACGATTTCCTCGAGGCCAACGGCACCGCCTACATGGTGATGGCGCTTGTGGCGGGCGAGACGCTCGAGGCGGTGCTGAAGCGCGAGCGCCGCCTGCCGGCGCCGGCGGTCGAGCGGCTGCTCTATCCGCTGCTCGACGGGCTCGAGCTGGTGCACGACGCGGGCTTCCTGCACCGCGACATCAAGCCGGCGAACATCCTTATCGACGGGAAGGGCCAGCCCACCCTGATCGATTTCGGCGCCTCGCGCGTGGCGCTGCAGGGCCGCTCGCAGGCGCTGACGGCGATCTACACGCCGGGCTACGCCGCGTTCGAGCAGATGACGTCGGCGCGCCAGGGACCGCCGACCGACATCTACGGCCTGGCGGCCACGATCTACCACTGCGTCGCCGGCCGGCCGCCGCCGGGCGCCGGCGACCGCGTCACCGACGACGAGCTGGTGCCGGCGGTGGAGGTCGGCAAGGGCCGCTACGCGCCCAGCCTGCTGGCCGGGATCGACGCGGCGCTGGCGGTCAAGTTCAAGGACCGGCCGCAGTCGATCGCCGACTGGCGCCGCCTGCTCGACGGCGTGTCGCCGTCGCTGTCGGCGACGCCGCTCGCCGCGGCGACGCGCGTGATGGTGGAAGCGCCGCCGCCGGCGGCGGCGGCCGGACATCCGCGGTCGCGGTCGCGCGGCGTGTGGATCGCGGCCGCGGCCGTCGTCGTGGCGATCGTCGGCGGGGGCGGCGCGTGGCTGGCGACGCGGCCGGCGCCGGAACCGGTCGAGGTGGCGCTGCGCCGCGCCGAGGAGGAATCGCGCCGGCAGGCGGCGCTGGCCGCCAAGCTGCGCCAGGAGGAGGACGACCGCCGCGCGGCCGAGACCGCGAAGCGCGCCGCCGAGGAGCGCGCCAAGGCCGAGGCCGCCGCCCGCGAGAAGGAGCGGGCCGAGGCGGAAGCGCGCCGTGTCGCGGCGGAGAAAGCCAAGGCCGACGCGGCGGTCGCCGCCCAAGAGAAGGCCCGGGCCGAAGCCGAGGCCGCCGCGCGGGAACAGGCGCGTCTGGAGGCCGCGAGGCTCCAGGCCGAGGCCGAAGCGCGCCAGGTGGCCGAGGAGAAGGCGAAGGCCGACGCCGCCGCGCGCGAGAAGGAGCGTGCCGAGGCGGCGAAGCGTCAGGCCGAGGAGGAGGCGCGCCGCGTCGCCGCGGAGAAGGCCAAGGCCGAGGCCGCCGCGCGCGAGAAAGCGCGGGCGGAAGCCGAGGCGGCGGCGCGGGAGCAGGCGCGTCTCGACGCGGCGAAGCGTCAGGCCGAGGCGGACGCCCGCCGCGCGACGGAGGAGAAGGCGAAAGCCGAGATCGCCGCGCGGGAGAAGGCGCGGGTGGATGCCGAGACGGCGATCCGCGAGCAGGCTCGCCTCGAGGCGGCCAAGCGTCAGGCCGACGCGGAAGCGCGCCGCGTGGCCGACGAGAAGACGAAGGCCGAGGCGGCGGCGCGGGAGCAGGAGCGGCAGGAAGCCGCGAAACGCCAGGCCGCCGAAGAGGCCCGCCGTGCCGCCGACGAGAAGGCGAAGGCCGAGGCCGCGGCGCGGGAGCAGGAGCGGCAGGAGGCGGCGAAGCGCCAGGCCGCCGAGGAGGCGCGTCGACTGGCCGAGGCGATGGCCAGGGCCGACGCCGCCGCGCGCGAGAAGGCGAAGGCCGACGCGGCGCGCCGCGTCGCGGACGAAAGGGCGAAGGCGGAGGCGGTGGCGCGGGAGAAGGCGAAAGCCGAGGCCGAGGCGGCCGCCCGCGAGCAGGAACGTCTGGCGGCGGCGAAGCGGCAGGCCGAGGAGGAGGCGCGCCGGGCGGCCGAGGAGAAGGCCAAGGCCGAAGCGGCGGCGCGCGAGAAGGCCAAGGCCGAGGCGGAGGCGCTGGCGGGCGCCAAGGCGCGGGCCGAGGCCGACGAGGCCGCGTTGCGCCTGACCGAGCTCGACCGTCGGCGGGTCCAGGTGGCGTTGACGGCGCAGTCTTTCGACACCGGCGGCGCCGACGGCGCGTTCGGCCCGCGCAGCCGGCAGATGATCGCGGCGTGGCAGAAAAGCCGGGGCTTTCCCGAGACCGGCCACCTGACGGGGCCGCAGATGGCCACGCTGGTGAAGGGCGCCGAGGCCGCGCTGGCCAAATGGACCGAGGAGCAGAAGCGCCTCGAGCAGGAGCGCCGCGCCCAGGAGCGGCCGGGGGCGCCCGCGAAACCACCGGCGCAGGGCGGCCGGTCGTTCAGCGACATGTTCAAGAATCCGAACTGA
- a CDS encoding nitroreductase, with amino-acid sequence MKVSDAIMSRRSMRVFKDTPVPEEVVRRVVETGKHAASNTNCQPWRLYVTMGAARKRLSAAIQAAIDAGQKPAPEYRIHGEHVEPYRGRQVALGKALYGMLGIVRGDAAGMMRQTRRNFDFFDAPVGMILTMDRRHGEGQWIDIGCFLTSMMLVAREEGLHTCPQAAFANYHTVIRKELGVPDEEIVLCGMALGHADTADTPNMLVPERAALAEFSTWFTS; translated from the coding sequence ATGAAAGTGTCCGACGCGATCATGTCCCGCCGCTCGATGCGCGTGTTCAAGGACACGCCCGTGCCGGAGGAGGTCGTGCGGCGCGTCGTCGAGACCGGCAAGCACGCGGCGTCGAACACCAACTGCCAGCCGTGGCGGCTCTACGTGACCATGGGCGCGGCCCGCAAGCGGCTGAGCGCGGCGATCCAGGCGGCGATCGACGCCGGCCAGAAGCCGGCGCCGGAGTACCGCATCCACGGCGAGCACGTCGAACCCTACCGCGGCCGCCAGGTCGCGCTCGGCAAGGCGCTCTACGGCATGCTCGGCATCGTCAGGGGCGACGCCGCGGGGATGATGCGGCAGACGCGGCGCAACTTCGATTTCTTCGACGCGCCCGTCGGCATGATCCTGACGATGGACCGCCGCCACGGCGAGGGCCAGTGGATCGACATCGGCTGCTTCCTCACCAGCATGATGCTGGTGGCGCGCGAGGAGGGGCTTCACACCTGCCCGCAGGCGGCGTTCGCCAACTACCACACGGTGATCCGCAAGGAGCTCGGCGTGCCCGACGAGGAGATCGTGCTGTGCGGCATGGCGCTGGGCCACGCCGACACCGCCGACACGCCCAACATGCTGGTGCCGGAGCGCGCCGCGCTGGCTGAGTTCTCGACCTGGTTCACGTCCTAG
- a CDS encoding nitroreductase: MKLSEAIGSRRSMRLFKPDPVPRETLEWMIRTAGRAASNGNLQPWKLHVLTGAARTRLSAAIQAAIDAGEPDTREYKVYPDPFRPPYDARRKTVGKQLYTLLGIGRGDTAGMDRQHRKNYDFFDAPVGMMLCVDRDMGGGQWLDCGAFLDQLMLLAREAGLHTCPQAAFSRYQRVVRRELRIPDEQIVLCGLAVGFADPDAVPNNLVAERAPIGEFTTWHED; the protein is encoded by the coding sequence ATGAAGCTGTCCGAGGCGATCGGCTCGCGGCGCTCGATGCGCCTGTTCAAGCCCGATCCGGTGCCGCGCGAAACCCTGGAATGGATGATCCGCACGGCCGGCCGCGCGGCATCGAACGGCAATCTGCAACCGTGGAAACTGCACGTGCTGACCGGCGCGGCGCGGACCCGGCTGAGCGCCGCGATCCAGGCCGCGATCGACGCGGGCGAGCCGGACACGCGCGAGTACAAGGTCTATCCCGACCCGTTCCGGCCGCCCTACGACGCCCGGCGCAAGACCGTCGGCAAGCAGCTCTACACGCTGCTCGGCATCGGCCGCGGCGACACCGCCGGCATGGATCGGCAGCACCGCAAGAACTACGATTTCTTCGACGCGCCCGTCGGCATGATGCTGTGCGTCGACCGCGACATGGGCGGCGGCCAGTGGCTGGATTGCGGCGCCTTCCTCGACCAGCTCATGCTGCTGGCGCGCGAGGCCGGGCTGCACACCTGCCCGCAGGCGGCGTTCAGCCGCTACCAGCGCGTCGTGCGGCGCGAACTCCGGATTCCGGATGAGCAGATCGTGCTGTGCGGTCTGGCGGTCGGCTTCGCCGACCCCGACGCGGTGCCGAACAACCTGGTCGCCGAGCGGGCGCCGATCGGCGAGTTCACGACCTGGCACGAGGATTGA
- a CDS encoding TRAP transporter small permease subunit, with translation MNERIGWIADAMIILSCFVSCINAAIRYAFDDSSNAWLELQWYMFAVAVMLGASYTLRRNEHVRVDIVYMTLSERQQHWVDILGGVLFLLPACVVIGWLSWPFFMQSFAVGEGSSNAGGLLRWPIKLAVPVGLALLALQGVSEIIKRFAALRGYVQIDSKYERPTQ, from the coding sequence ATGAACGAGAGGATCGGCTGGATCGCCGACGCTATGATCATCCTCTCCTGCTTCGTCAGCTGCATCAACGCCGCCATCCGCTACGCGTTCGACGACAGCTCGAACGCGTGGCTCGAGCTGCAATGGTACATGTTCGCGGTCGCGGTCATGCTGGGCGCGTCCTACACGCTGCGCCGCAACGAGCACGTCCGCGTCGACATCGTCTACATGACCCTGTCCGAACGCCAGCAGCACTGGGTCGACATCCTCGGCGGCGTTCTCTTCCTCCTGCCGGCCTGCGTCGTGATCGGCTGGCTGTCGTGGCCGTTCTTCATGCAGTCCTTCGCGGTCGGTGAGGGCTCGAGCAACGCCGGCGGGCTGCTGCGCTGGCCGATCAAGCTGGCCGTGCCGGTCGGCCTCGCCCTGCTGGCGCTGCAGGGCGTCTCCGAGATCATCAAGCGGTTCGCGGCGCTGCGCGGCTACGTCCAGATCGACTCCAAATACGAGAGGCCGACGCAGTGA
- a CDS encoding TRAP transporter large permease subunit, which yields MIPIEWMPSLMFGGLVVFMLFGYPVAFSLAAVGLFFGFISIELGFFGFEFLQAIPGRIFGSILSNDLLLAIPFFTFMGAVLEKCGLAEDMLDSMGQLFGPIKGGLGYSVIIVGFILGAITGTVAAQVIAMAMISLPVMMRYKYDMRYATGVLAASGTITQLVPPSLVLVVLADQMGKSVGDMYLGAWGPSLVQIALFAGYTWLLTLVRPNALPGIPKEDLTLRGWDLWKKCLWGIVPSAILIFVVLGTMMLGLATPTEAGAMGAVGAIVLAVIRHPELGRSGSLAFKAGLLFCLLAAAIGFSGHFKSVPFKIAIGLMYVAIAWLCVRAAAIAPLRNLLVQASRATMRLTSMVAFIVIGATCFSIVFAGVDGNLWIEHKLSTLPGGAWGFLIAVNLFVFFLAFFLDFFEIAFIIVPMLTPVAQKLLAPIVGADAALIWFGVILCVNMQTSFMHPPFGFALFYLRGVAPKEVKSSDIYWGAIPWVVLQLIMVGLVVAFPSMVTALLDKPAALDLDRLRIELPATFEPPPVEFK from the coding sequence GTGATCCCCATCGAATGGATGCCGTCGCTGATGTTCGGCGGCCTCGTGGTGTTCATGCTGTTCGGCTATCCGGTGGCGTTCTCGCTGGCGGCCGTCGGCCTGTTCTTCGGCTTCATCTCGATCGAGCTGGGCTTCTTCGGCTTCGAGTTCCTCCAGGCGATCCCCGGCCGCATCTTCGGCAGCATCCTGTCCAACGACCTGCTGCTGGCGATCCCGTTCTTCACCTTCATGGGCGCCGTGCTGGAGAAGTGCGGCCTCGCGGAGGACATGCTCGATTCGATGGGGCAGCTGTTCGGGCCGATCAAGGGCGGCCTGGGCTACTCGGTCATCATCGTCGGCTTCATCCTCGGCGCCATCACCGGCACGGTCGCGGCCCAGGTGATCGCCATGGCGATGATCTCGCTGCCGGTGATGATGCGCTACAAGTACGACATGCGCTACGCGACCGGCGTGCTGGCCGCGTCGGGCACGATCACGCAGCTGGTGCCGCCGTCGCTGGTGCTCGTCGTGCTCGCCGACCAGATGGGCAAGTCGGTCGGCGACATGTACCTCGGCGCGTGGGGGCCGTCGCTGGTCCAGATCGCGCTGTTCGCGGGCTACACCTGGCTGCTGACGCTGGTCCGGCCGAACGCGCTGCCGGGCATCCCGAAGGAGGATCTCACCCTGCGCGGATGGGACCTCTGGAAGAAGTGCCTGTGGGGCATCGTGCCGTCGGCGATCCTGATCTTCGTCGTGCTCGGCACCATGATGCTGGGCCTTGCCACGCCCACCGAGGCCGGCGCCATGGGCGCGGTCGGAGCCATCGTGCTGGCGGTCATCCGGCATCCGGAACTCGGGCGCTCGGGATCGCTGGCGTTCAAGGCCGGGCTCCTGTTCTGCCTGCTCGCGGCGGCGATCGGCTTCAGCGGCCACTTCAAGTCGGTGCCGTTCAAGATCGCGATCGGGCTGATGTACGTGGCGATCGCGTGGCTGTGCGTGCGCGCGGCGGCGATCGCGCCGCTGCGGAACCTGCTCGTGCAGGCGAGCCGGGCGACCATGCGCCTGACGTCGATGGTGGCGTTCATCGTCATCGGCGCCACCTGCTTCTCGATCGTGTTCGCCGGCGTCGACGGCAACCTCTGGATCGAGCACAAGCTGTCGACGCTGCCGGGCGGCGCCTGGGGCTTCCTGATCGCCGTCAACCTCTTCGTGTTCTTCCTCGCGTTCTTCCTCGACTTCTTCGAGATCGCGTTCATCATCGTGCCGATGCTGACGCCGGTGGCGCAGAAGCTGCTGGCGCCGATCGTCGGCGCCGACGCGGCCCTGATCTGGTTCGGCGTCATCCTGTGCGTCAACATGCAGACCTCGTTCATGCACCCGCCGTTCGGCTTCGCGCTGTTCTACCTGCGCGGTGTGGCGCCCAAGGAGGTGAAGAGCTCCGACATCTACTGGGGCGCGATCCCCTGGGTCGTGCTCCAGCTGATCATGGTGGGCCTGGTGGTGGCGTTCCCGTCGATGGTGACGGCGCTGCTCGACAAGCCGGCGGCGCTCGATCTCGACCGGCTCAGGATCGAGCTTCCGGCGACCTTCGAGCCGCCGCCCGTCGAGTTCAAATGA
- a CDS encoding TRAP transporter small permease subunit: protein MRALLGVSGWIDRVNEQIGRLVSWLILASVVVSTVNAIIRKVFSNSSNAWLELQWYMFAAVFLLCAGYALLRNEHIRIDIVSHRLTRTTRNWIDVFGHVVFLLPLCAVMLIESWPYFMESWKIGEQSSNAGGLIRWPVKLLIVAGFAMLGLQGLSELVKRIAFMRGLIPDPYGEKTGPH, encoded by the coding sequence ATGCGCGCGCTGCTTGGCGTCTCTGGTTGGATCGACCGTGTCAACGAGCAGATCGGCCGGTTGGTCTCGTGGCTGATCCTCGCCTCCGTCGTGGTCAGCACGGTCAACGCGATCATCCGCAAGGTCTTCAGCAACAGCTCGAACGCCTGGCTCGAGCTCCAGTGGTACATGTTCGCCGCCGTGTTCCTGCTGTGCGCGGGCTACGCGCTGCTGCGGAACGAGCACATCCGCATCGACATCGTCTCGCACCGGCTGACGCGCACGACGCGCAACTGGATCGACGTCTTCGGCCACGTCGTGTTCCTCCTGCCGCTGTGCGCCGTGATGCTGATCGAGAGCTGGCCGTACTTCATGGAGTCCTGGAAGATCGGCGAGCAGTCCAGCAACGCCGGCGGGTTGATCCGCTGGCCGGTGAAGCTGCTGATCGTGGCGGGCTTCGCGATGCTCGGCCTCCAGGGGCTGTCGGAGCTCGTCAAGCGGATCGCGTTCATGCGCGGGCTCATACCCGATCCGTACGGCGAGAAGACCGGACCCCACTGA
- a CDS encoding TRAP transporter large permease subunit: MFLQAPWAVAFLKAEMAPVMFGSMVLLLLLGYPVAFALAACGLLYGIVGINLGLFQPSLFQALPIRIFGVIENDTLLAIPFFTFMGLILERSGMAEDLLDTVGQVFGPVPGGLAYAVIFVGALLAATTGVVAASVISMGLISLPIMLRYGYDRKLATGVIAASGTLAQIIPPSLVLIVLADQLGKSVGDMYKGAFIPGLVLTAIYAGYVLSRTIFNPKCAPALPFEAITIRDPDGRLGYTSLAVVVAACIAGGWALSNFLGWAGIWSAAAVGLAAYLLATVNKFASLGLLSRLAQQVIIVMMPPLALIFLVLGTIFIGLATPTEGGAMGATGALLMALGYRRLSWSLLKQAMDSTAKLSAFVIFILVGARVFSLTFYGVNGDQWVEHLLLGLPGGQIGFLIVVNVLVFVLAFFLDFFELAFIIVPLLAKPAEKLGIDLIWFGILLGVNMQTSFMHPPFGFALFYLRSVAAENPYIDKVTGKMTDGITTAQIYWGAVPFVCIQVVMVALVIAFPGMVTAGLDKDLKIDPSKVKIELEAPPQSQDEPAPIVIPPATK, translated from the coding sequence ATGTTCCTGCAGGCGCCGTGGGCCGTCGCCTTCCTGAAGGCCGAGATGGCCCCGGTGATGTTCGGGTCGATGGTCCTGCTGCTGCTGCTCGGCTATCCGGTGGCGTTCGCGCTGGCGGCGTGCGGCCTGCTCTACGGCATCGTCGGGATCAATCTCGGGCTGTTCCAGCCGTCGCTGTTCCAGGCCCTGCCTATCCGGATCTTCGGGGTGATCGAGAACGACACGCTGCTGGCGATCCCGTTCTTCACCTTCATGGGGCTGATCCTCGAGCGCAGCGGCATGGCCGAGGATCTGCTCGACACGGTCGGCCAGGTGTTCGGGCCGGTGCCCGGCGGCCTCGCCTACGCGGTGATCTTCGTCGGCGCCCTGCTGGCGGCCACGACCGGCGTGGTCGCCGCGTCGGTCATCTCGATGGGCCTGATCTCGCTGCCGATCATGCTGCGCTACGGCTACGACCGCAAACTGGCCACCGGCGTGATCGCCGCCTCGGGCACGCTGGCGCAGATCATCCCGCCCAGCCTCGTGCTGATCGTGCTCGCCGACCAGCTCGGCAAGTCGGTCGGCGACATGTACAAGGGCGCCTTCATCCCGGGCCTCGTGCTGACCGCGATCTACGCGGGCTACGTGCTCAGCCGCACGATCTTCAATCCGAAATGCGCGCCGGCGCTGCCGTTCGAGGCGATCACCATCCGCGACCCGGACGGCCGTCTCGGCTACACGTCGCTCGCCGTCGTGGTCGCGGCCTGCATCGCCGGAGGTTGGGCCCTGTCGAATTTCCTCGGCTGGGCCGGGATCTGGTCGGCGGCCGCGGTCGGCCTCGCCGCCTATCTGCTCGCGACGGTAAACAAATTCGCGTCGCTCGGCCTGCTCAGCCGGCTGGCCCAGCAGGTGATCATCGTGATGATGCCGCCGCTGGCGCTGATCTTCCTCGTCCTCGGCACCATCTTCATCGGCCTCGCGACGCCGACCGAGGGCGGCGCCATGGGGGCGACCGGCGCGCTGCTGATGGCGCTGGGCTACCGGCGTCTGAGCTGGAGCCTCTTGAAGCAGGCGATGGACAGCACCGCCAAGCTGTCGGCCTTCGTGATCTTCATCCTGGTCGGCGCGCGCGTCTTCAGCCTGACTTTCTACGGCGTGAACGGCGACCAGTGGGTCGAGCATCTGCTGCTCGGGCTGCCGGGCGGCCAGATCGGCTTCCTGATCGTGGTCAACGTCCTGGTGTTCGTACTGGCCTTCTTCCTGGACTTCTTCGAGCTGGCGTTCATCATCGTGCCGCTGCTGGCGAAGCCGGCGGAGAAGCTGGGGATCGACCTGATCTGGTTCGGGATCCTTCTCGGCGTCAACATGCAGACGTCGTTCATGCATCCGCCGTTCGGCTTCGCGCTGTTCTATCTGCGCAGCGTCGCGGCGGAGAATCCGTACATCGACAAGGTCACCGGCAAGATGACCGACGGGATCACGACGGCGCAGATATACTGGGGGGCCGTGCCGTTCGTCTGCATCCAGGTCGTGATGGTGGCGCTCGTCATCGCCTTCCCCGGCATGGTCACGGCCGGGCTCGACAAGGATCTCAAGATCGATCCGAGCAAGGTGAAGATAGAACTAGAGGCGCCGCCCCAATCGCAGGACGAGCCCGCGCCCATTGTGATACCGCCGGCGACCAAGTAG
- a CDS encoding twin-arginine translocation signal domain-containing protein, with translation MDRRKFVKRAGVGAAAAAATAVAAPAIAQSMPEVKWRLTSSFPKSLDTLYGGAELFAKAIADMSDNKFQIRTFAAGEIVPGLQVADAVQNSTVEMGQTAAYYYFGKDPTFVFETGLPFSMNQRQALAWQYHGGGNQLLQEFYKDYNIVSFPFGGTGCQMGGWFRKEINSMDDMKGLKFRVGGFAGLILQRLGVVPQQIAGGDIYPALEKGTLDACEWVGPYDDEKLGLAKVAKYYYYPGWWEGHSIGSLYINNKAWEGLPKPYKQMVETAAAQVTAWMVPKYDAGNPAALKRLVGAGTVLKPFPRPVLEACFDEAYKFYDELSGKNAKFKKVFDSVKAFRLDQNLWFRVAENTFDNFNFSMSAKGR, from the coding sequence ATGGATCGTCGTAAATTCGTCAAGCGCGCCGGCGTCGGCGCCGCGGCCGCGGCCGCAACGGCTGTCGCCGCGCCGGCCATCGCGCAATCGATGCCCGAGGTGAAGTGGCGCCTGACGTCGAGCTTTCCGAAGTCCCTCGACACGCTGTACGGCGGCGCGGAGCTGTTCGCCAAGGCGATCGCGGACATGTCCGACAACAAGTTCCAGATCCGCACCTTCGCCGCCGGCGAGATCGTGCCCGGCCTGCAGGTCGCGGACGCCGTCCAGAACTCCACCGTCGAGATGGGACAGACGGCGGCCTACTACTACTTCGGCAAGGATCCGACCTTCGTGTTCGAGACCGGCCTGCCGTTCTCGATGAACCAGCGCCAGGCGCTGGCGTGGCAGTACCACGGCGGCGGCAACCAGCTGCTGCAGGAGTTCTACAAGGACTACAACATCGTCTCCTTCCCGTTCGGCGGCACCGGCTGCCAGATGGGCGGTTGGTTCCGCAAGGAGATCAACTCGATGGACGACATGAAGGGGTTGAAGTTCCGGGTCGGCGGCTTCGCCGGCCTGATCCTGCAGCGCCTCGGCGTCGTGCCGCAGCAGATCGCCGGCGGCGACATCTATCCGGCGCTGGAGAAGGGCACGCTCGACGCCTGCGAATGGGTCGGCCCCTACGACGACGAGAAGCTCGGCCTCGCCAAGGTCGCGAAGTACTACTACTACCCGGGCTGGTGGGAGGGCCACTCGATCGGCTCGCTCTACATCAACAACAAGGCCTGGGAAGGCCTGCCGAAGCCCTACAAGCAGATGGTCGAGACGGCGGCCGCGCAGGTGACCGCCTGGATGGTGCCGAAGTACGACGCCGGCAACCCGGCGGCGCTCAAGCGGCTCGTCGGCGCCGGCACCGTGCTGAAGCCGTTCCCGCGTCCGGTGCTCGAGGCCTGCTTCGACGAGGCCTACAAGTTCTACGACGAGCTGTCGGGCAAGAACGCGAAGTTCAAGAAGGTGTTCGACAGCGTCAAGGCGTTCCGTCTCGACCAGAACCTGTGGTTCCGCGTCGCCGAGAACACGTTCGACAACTTCAACTTCTCGATGTCGGCGAAGGGTCGCTAG
- a CDS encoding TRAP transporter substrate-binding protein codes for MDRRKFVRNAGVGAAAAGAAALAAPAIAQSMPELKWRLTSSFPKSLDALFGAAEIIAKVCAEATDNRFQIRPFAAGEIVPGLQVADAVQNSTVEMGHTASYYYFGKDPAFAFGTAVPFGLNTRQQDAWMTQAGGEQLLNDFYKNYNIFAMAAGNTGAQMGGWFRKEINSVDDMKGLKMRIGGFAGLVMSKVGVVPQQIAGGDIYPSLEKGTIDAAEWVGPYDDQKLGFNKVAPYYYYPGWWEGGAVLHAFINLAKWNELPKSYQAVLRAACAQANTWMVSRYDAFSPKALKELVGAGTKLSAFPQPVLEACFKAAEEVYAETNAKSPNFKKIYDSWKEFRKDSVLWFRVAERGFDAFLAQASAQNRL; via the coding sequence ATGGATCGTCGCAAATTCGTCCGTAACGCGGGTGTCGGCGCCGCCGCCGCCGGCGCCGCGGCCCTGGCAGCGCCCGCGATCGCGCAGTCGATGCCGGAACTGAAATGGCGTCTCACCTCGAGCTTCCCGAAGTCGCTCGACGCGCTGTTCGGCGCCGCCGAGATCATCGCCAAGGTGTGCGCCGAGGCCACCGACAACCGGTTCCAGATCCGGCCGTTCGCGGCGGGCGAGATCGTCCCCGGCCTGCAGGTCGCCGACGCCGTGCAGAACTCGACCGTCGAGATGGGCCACACGGCGTCGTACTACTATTTCGGCAAGGATCCGGCGTTCGCCTTCGGCACCGCCGTGCCGTTCGGCCTGAACACGCGGCAGCAGGACGCCTGGATGACCCAGGCCGGCGGCGAGCAGCTGCTCAACGACTTCTACAAGAACTACAACATCTTCGCGATGGCCGCCGGCAACACCGGCGCCCAGATGGGCGGCTGGTTCCGCAAGGAGATCAACTCCGTCGACGACATGAAGGGCCTCAAGATGCGGATCGGCGGCTTCGCCGGCCTGGTCATGTCCAAGGTCGGCGTGGTGCCGCAGCAGATCGCCGGCGGCGACATCTATCCGTCGCTGGAGAAGGGCACGATCGACGCCGCCGAATGGGTCGGACCGTACGACGACCAGAAGCTCGGCTTCAACAAGGTGGCGCCTTACTACTACTACCCCGGCTGGTGGGAGGGCGGCGCCGTGCTGCACGCCTTCATCAACCTGGCGAAGTGGAACGAGCTGCCGAAATCGTACCAGGCGGTGCTGCGCGCCGCCTGCGCGCAGGCCAACACCTGGATGGTGTCGCGCTACGACGCCTTCAGCCCCAAGGCGCTCAAGGAGCTCGTCGGCGCCGGCACCAAGCTGTCGGCGTTCCCGCAGCCGGTGCTCGAGGCGTGCTTCAAGGCGGCCGAGGAGGTCTACGCCGAGACCAACGCCAAGAGCCCGAACTTCAAGAAGATCTACGACAGCTGGAAGGAGTTCCGTAAGGACTCCGTGCTGTGGTTCCGCGTCGCCGAGCGCGGCTTCGACGCGTTCCTCGCCCAGGCCTCGGCGCAGAACCGTCTGTAG
- a CDS encoding DUF1127 domain-containing protein, which yields MDRAASAARPSLRSILATWRRRVRERDELARMDARERRDIGVTDADVAMEISKPAWRA from the coding sequence ATGGACCGTGCGGCATCCGCCGCGCGGCCGTCGCTCCGTAGCATCCTCGCGACATGGCGTCGCCGCGTCCGCGAGCGCGACGAGCTGGCGCGGATGGACGCGCGCGAGCGCAGGGACATCGGTGTCACCGACGCCGATGTCGCGATGGAGATTTCCAAGCCGGCCTGGCGCGCCTGA